In Chrysemys picta bellii isolate R12L10 chromosome 3, ASM1138683v2, whole genome shotgun sequence, a single genomic region encodes these proteins:
- the TMEM247 gene encoding transmembrane protein 247 isoform X2 yields the protein MQTGFEFTVQIAQYKDNKKQRQHEKMDASRGTPTSSYIPDDMTEGLDGKSQAAHLENRAKREADALQPEGFTSMGEISNLEELEQPCGRRITATDLELEKMRWDSALTRLKHKHEDNEKQRQHEKTMEQIRQQATPRSLGQGLHDLLQPQNQYTLFLYCFIFIHLIYTVRELAFYFVIKHYLFCFAIVLYFIFKKIFQDCKNKKKCC from the exons ATGCAGACAGGGTTTGAATTTACTGTGCAGATAGCTCAGTATAAAGACAACAAGAAGCAGCGGCAGCATGAGAAGATG GATGCTTCCAGAGGTACCCCAACATCATCATACATCCCAGATGATATGACAGAGGGCTTGGATGGTAAGAGCCAAGCAGCCCATTTGGAGAACAGGGCAAAGAGAGAAGCTGATGctttgcagccagaaggattcaCCAGCATGGGTGAGATCAGCAATTTGGAGGAGCTGGAACAGCCATGTGGCAGACGCATCACAGCCACTGATCTCGAGCTGGAGAAGATGAGGTGGGATTCTGCCCTGACCAGGCTGAAACACAAACATGAAGACAATGAAAAGCAACGGCAGCATGAGAAGACTATGGAGCAGATACGTCAACAGGCAACACCAAGATCA CTTGGCCAAGGACTCCACGAcctactccagccccagaaccaatACACCTTGTTTCTATACTGCTTCATCTTTATACACCTCATTTACACAGTGAGGGAGCTGGCGTTCTATTTTGTTATAAAACACTACTTGTTTTGCTTTGCCATTGTGCTCTATTTCATTTTCAAGAAGATTTTCCAGGATtgcaaaaataagaaaaaatgttGCTAA
- the TMEM247 gene encoding transmembrane protein 247 isoform X1, with translation MFSLVSSTTFVPESTMHTPGDTLTSSEVSHVETESLHVKDQETQADLERLSNLEGSEYSDQAGTALKEMQTGFEFTVQIAQYKDNKKQRQHEKMDASRGTPTSSYIPDDMTEGLDGKSQAAHLENRAKREADALQPEGFTSMGEISNLEELEQPCGRRITATDLELEKMRWDSALTRLKHKHEDNEKQRQHEKTMEQIRQQATPRSLGQGLHDLLQPQNQYTLFLYCFIFIHLIYTVRELAFYFVIKHYLFCFAIVLYFIFKKIFQDCKNKKKCC, from the exons ATGTTTAGTCTAGTCTCCTCCACTACTTTTGTGCCTGAATCAACTATG CACACCCCCGGAGATACCTTGACTTCATCAGAGGTCTCCCATGTTGAGACGGAGTCTCTGCATGTTAAAGACCAGGAGACACAAGCCGATTTGGAGCGGCTCAGCAACCTGGAGGGGTCAGAATATTCAGACCAAGCTGGTACAGCATTAAAGGAAATGCAGACAGGGTTTGAATTTACTGTGCAGATAGCTCAGTATAAAGACAACAAGAAGCAGCGGCAGCATGAGAAGATG GATGCTTCCAGAGGTACCCCAACATCATCATACATCCCAGATGATATGACAGAGGGCTTGGATGGTAAGAGCCAAGCAGCCCATTTGGAGAACAGGGCAAAGAGAGAAGCTGATGctttgcagccagaaggattcaCCAGCATGGGTGAGATCAGCAATTTGGAGGAGCTGGAACAGCCATGTGGCAGACGCATCACAGCCACTGATCTCGAGCTGGAGAAGATGAGGTGGGATTCTGCCCTGACCAGGCTGAAACACAAACATGAAGACAATGAAAAGCAACGGCAGCATGAGAAGACTATGGAGCAGATACGTCAACAGGCAACACCAAGATCA CTTGGCCAAGGACTCCACGAcctactccagccccagaaccaatACACCTTGTTTCTATACTGCTTCATCTTTATACACCTCATTTACACAGTGAGGGAGCTGGCGTTCTATTTTGTTATAAAACACTACTTGTTTTGCTTTGCCATTGTGCTCTATTTCATTTTCAAGAAGATTTTCCAGGATtgcaaaaataagaaaaaatgttGCTAA